Genomic segment of Verrucomicrobiota bacterium:
CGTCTGCCGGCACATCCCCGTCACGCTCGATTATGCGGATGGCCGGTTCTTCACCACGGATGGGCGGCACTTCATCTGCCAGACGCACGGCGCGACTTACGAGCCGCTGACGGGCGTCTGCGTCCGCGGTCCGTGCATCGGCGCGAGCCTCAAGCCGCTCACCATCGAAGTGCGCGACGGCGCGGTGTGGCTCGTGTCCTGAGGCGTGAATCTCCGCATCCAGCGCGCGTCAGAACACCCGGACGCCGAAGTCACTCCACCCATGAAGACCAACACGACACTCCTCACGCTTGCCACACTCGCATTCGCGCTGAATCTTTCGGCGCAGGACACCAAGCCCGCCGCGAAGCCCGCGCCGCAACCGCCCGATGTCGCCGCGCCGAAGTTCGGCAAGGACGGCCAGCCCGACGCCAATTTCATCAAGCGCCACGAGAGCTTCGTCGCCACCGCGAAGGCCGGCGGCGTGGACGTGGTTTTCCTCGGCGATTCCATCACGGCGGGTTGGGGCGGCCAGAAGGCCATCTGGGACGCCGCGTTCGGCAAATACAAGCCGGCCAACTTCGGCATCGGCGGCGACCGGACGCAGCATGTCCTGTGGCGCATTCAAAACGGCGAACTCGACGGCATCACGCCCAAGGCCGCCGTGCTCATGATCGGCACCAACAACTCCGGCTCCGACTCCGCCGAGGGCATCGCCAAGGGCATCACCGCCATCGTGAAGCACCTCCGCTCGAAGACGCCCCACACCCGGATACTGCTGCTCGCGGTCTTCCCGCGCGGGCCGATGCCCAACCCGACTCGCGACAAGCTCAAGCAAGTCAACGACACCATCGCCAGGCTCGACGACGGCAAAAGCGTGTTCTACCTCGACATCGGCGCGAAGTTCCTC
This window contains:
- a CDS encoding Rieske 2Fe-2S domain-containing protein; this encodes MPHQRLATTAELAPGVTRAFTYKDADGIRRDGFVANFDGNFVAFENVCRHIPVTLDYADGRFFTTDGRHFICQTHGATYEPLTGVCVRGPCIGASLKPLTIEVRDGAVWLVS
- a CDS encoding GDSL family lipase, which produces MVFLGDSITAGWGGQKAIWDAAFGKYKPANFGIGGDRTQHVLWRIQNGELDGITPKAAVLMIGTNNSGSDSAEGIAKGITAIVKHLRSKTPHTRILLLAVFPRGPMPNPTRDKLKQVNDTIARLDDGKSVFYLDIGAKFLEPDGTLTKEVMPDFLHLSAKGYQIWADAIGPKLAELVK